One genomic window of Streptomyces sp. NBC_01498 includes the following:
- a CDS encoding peptidase has translation MKIRRILATAVTAAVTTPVLLLSAGPALADANPSTASSRTQQGAQVRVSIEELEKAAEKARKAYDEAVAAQEAAYVVLKAALSDDAPLAVAAKQARQAAAEAATAKENADKALADARTALAALPETATDEEKAAAEKAVTDAGAGAVSAAEAKAAADEKAAAAGVASDDARVAAAKEYSKVQNATKAALEAKEKADKALADAKEEAEADPDEPECVIESGFTTVVTGLPSKIVAGSTTDFFLRVKNGTKKTLHQVSPFVFFHATDKTGYNVIDGAFRLQWSTAASPKWKSVNDGTVGSLGALKAGARADVKLRLKVDAKAPAGDGLAFVAGDYVNNDESCGGNFPTEYAFELLAAGSAPGDVDDAEPGKSTPTAPNTEPQGGTSATSVDAAGTTGSLASTGSSSVLPQLAAAAGAAVVLGAGAVVLGRRRKADSTS, from the coding sequence TTGAAGATTCGCCGCATTCTTGCCACGGCCGTCACCGCCGCCGTGACCACTCCCGTCCTCCTGCTTTCCGCCGGCCCGGCGCTGGCCGACGCCAATCCGTCCACCGCCTCGTCGCGGACACAGCAGGGCGCCCAGGTCAGGGTTTCCATCGAGGAACTGGAGAAGGCCGCCGAGAAGGCGCGCAAGGCGTACGACGAGGCCGTTGCCGCCCAGGAGGCCGCGTACGTCGTTCTCAAGGCCGCCCTTTCGGACGACGCGCCCCTCGCTGTCGCCGCGAAGCAGGCCAGGCAGGCCGCAGCTGAGGCCGCCACCGCCAAGGAGAACGCCGACAAGGCGCTCGCCGACGCCAGGACCGCGCTCGCCGCACTGCCCGAGACCGCGACCGACGAGGAGAAGGCGGCTGCCGAGAAGGCCGTCACCGACGCCGGGGCCGGGGCCGTGTCGGCCGCCGAGGCCAAGGCCGCCGCCGACGAGAAGGCCGCGGCGGCCGGCGTGGCGAGTGACGACGCCCGCGTCGCCGCCGCCAAGGAGTACTCGAAGGTCCAGAACGCCACCAAGGCGGCCCTTGAGGCGAAGGAGAAGGCCGACAAGGCGCTCGCCGACGCCAAGGAGGAAGCGGAGGCGGACCCGGACGAGCCGGAGTGCGTCATCGAGAGCGGGTTCACCACGGTCGTCACCGGCCTGCCGTCCAAGATCGTCGCGGGCTCCACGACCGACTTCTTCCTCCGCGTGAAGAACGGTACGAAGAAGACGCTGCACCAGGTCTCCCCGTTCGTCTTCTTCCACGCGACGGACAAGACCGGCTACAACGTCATCGACGGCGCCTTCCGCCTCCAGTGGTCGACCGCCGCCTCCCCCAAATGGAAGAGCGTGAACGACGGCACCGTCGGGTCCCTCGGCGCGCTGAAGGCCGGCGCCCGCGCCGACGTGAAGCTGCGCCTGAAGGTCGACGCCAAGGCCCCGGCCGGCGACGGTCTCGCCTTCGTCGCCGGTGACTACGTCAACAACGACGAGTCCTGCGGCGGCAACTTCCCGACCGAGTACGCCTTCGAACTGCTCGCCGCCGGCAGCGCACCCGGCGACGTGGACGACGCCGAGCCCGGCAAGTCCACGCCGACGGCCCCGAACACCGAGCCGCAGGGCGGCACTTCGGCCACCTCGGTGGACGCGGCCGGCACCACGGGCTCCCTCGCCAGCACCGGTTCGTCGTCCGTGCTCCCGCAGTTGGCCGCGGCAGCCGGAGCGGCCGTGGTCCTCGGCGCCGGGGCGGTCGTCCTCGGCCGCCGCCGCAAGGCGGACTCCACTTCCTGA
- a CDS encoding IS5 family transposase: MRRRRYPTDTTDTEWALLEPLLPIPACETTIGGRPEKHPRREIVDAIRYVVDTGCKWRALPADYPPWRTVWGFMARWAAAGIVGQIRDHLAGRIRRDMGKGLRAVATIIDSQSVKAASTVGRDSRGYDAGKKINGRKRHLVVDTRGLPLLVMVTPADLHDSAAAKEVLFRLRLMHPEITIVWADRAYAGKLVTWAKRHLNLTIKTVSRPKDATGFVVIPRRWVVERSLAWIMNARRHARDYERLVQHSETLITWAAITLMTRRIAGKDAAPNWPRKSAPTSG, encoded by the coding sequence ATGCGCCGCCGCCGCTATCCCACCGACACCACCGACACCGAATGGGCCCTGCTCGAACCGCTGCTGCCCATCCCGGCCTGCGAGACCACGATCGGCGGCCGCCCGGAGAAGCACCCCCGGCGGGAGATCGTGGACGCGATCCGCTACGTCGTGGACACCGGCTGCAAATGGAGGGCCCTGCCCGCCGACTACCCGCCCTGGCGCACGGTCTGGGGCTTCATGGCCCGCTGGGCGGCCGCCGGCATCGTCGGCCAGATCCGAGACCACCTCGCCGGGCGGATCCGCCGGGACATGGGGAAAGGACTCCGGGCGGTCGCCACCATCATCGACTCCCAGTCCGTGAAAGCCGCCTCGACCGTCGGCAGGGACAGCCGGGGATACGATGCGGGCAAAAAGATCAACGGCCGCAAACGGCACCTCGTCGTCGACACCCGCGGCCTGCCGCTGCTCGTGATGGTCACCCCCGCCGACCTGCACGACTCCGCCGCAGCGAAGGAGGTCCTCTTCCGCCTCCGCCTGATGCACCCCGAGATCACCATCGTCTGGGCCGACCGAGCCTACGCGGGCAAGCTCGTGACCTGGGCCAAACGCCACCTCAACCTGACGATCAAAACCGTCAGCAGGCCCAAGGACGCCACCGGCTTTGTCGTCATCCCCCGGCGCTGGGTTGTCGAACGAAGCCTCGCCTGGATCATGAACGCCCGCCGCCACGCCCGCGACTACGAGCGGCTCGTCCAACACTCCGAGACGCTGATCACCTGGGCAGCCATCACTCTCATGACCAGGCGCATCGCAGGAAAGGACGCTGCACCAAACTGGCCGAGGAAATCCGCGCCAACCAGCGGTTGA
- a CDS encoding cytochrome P450, which yields MPGAWPLLGHAVVLLRDPLGFLRSLPEHGDLVAVRLGRVRAVFVCSPELVQQVLRDDRTFDKGGPLFDRLRETTGDGLGSCPHAAHRRQRRLVQPAFNRSRLPGYGRVLTGQVEGVTASWDDGGTVDVVAEMRELSTAILLGTVFSAESLPSPLALPGAGADLRTVVAGIGARTVLPPALAGVALPGSRRYFLARDRLRRFAGDIVAARRGGDGGDDGDLLSALLAAGDPDSGRGLSDTELVDQVVTMFVGGIDTTAATMAWMLHSVAGRPDIARRLQAEADTVLAGRAPSVQDLPALSLARQVVTETLRLHPVVWIVTRTVTADTVLGGHPVSAGTVVAFSPYLIHQRADCYPDADVFDPDRWGPGRTPPDRHAFLAFGDRARSCVGNGLAQAEAVMTLAAVASRWNLHPVGGGPVRPTRAAVMSPRGLRLRVTARTDTDSRR from the coding sequence GTGCCGGGTGCTTGGCCGCTGCTCGGGCATGCGGTGGTACTGCTGCGGGACCCGCTGGGCTTCCTCAGATCCCTCCCGGAGCACGGTGATCTGGTGGCCGTGCGGCTCGGCAGAGTCCGCGCGGTGTTCGTCTGCAGCCCTGAGCTGGTGCAGCAGGTGCTGCGCGACGACCGGACATTCGACAAGGGCGGGCCCTTGTTCGACCGGCTCCGGGAGACCACCGGGGACGGACTGGGCAGTTGTCCCCACGCGGCGCACCGGCGGCAACGGCGCCTGGTGCAGCCCGCGTTCAACCGGTCCAGGTTGCCCGGATACGGCCGGGTTCTTACCGGCCAGGTCGAGGGAGTAACGGCGTCCTGGGACGACGGTGGGACGGTGGATGTCGTGGCGGAGATGCGCGAGCTCAGCACGGCGATCCTGCTGGGCACCGTCTTCTCCGCCGAGTCGCTGCCCTCGCCCCTGGCCCTTCCCGGGGCGGGCGCCGACCTGCGCACGGTCGTTGCGGGCATCGGCGCCCGGACCGTGCTGCCGCCCGCCCTCGCGGGGGTCGCCCTGCCGGGCAGCCGCCGCTACTTCCTGGCCCGGGACAGGCTGCGCCGGTTCGCCGGAGATATCGTCGCGGCCCGCCGGGGCGGCGACGGTGGTGATGACGGGGATCTGCTGTCGGCGCTGCTGGCGGCCGGGGACCCGGATTCGGGACGGGGTCTCTCGGACACCGAACTCGTCGACCAGGTCGTCACGATGTTCGTGGGGGGTATCGACACGACGGCCGCCACCATGGCCTGGATGCTGCACTCCGTGGCCGGCCGCCCCGATATCGCCCGGCGGCTCCAGGCCGAGGCCGACACCGTCCTGGCAGGCCGTGCGCCCTCGGTTCAGGACCTGCCCGCGCTGTCCCTGGCCAGGCAGGTGGTCACCGAGACGCTGCGCCTGCACCCGGTGGTGTGGATCGTCACCCGCACGGTGACCGCGGACACCGTGCTCGGCGGCCACCCGGTCTCCGCCGGCACCGTCGTCGCTTTCAGCCCTTACCTCATCCACCAGCGCGCCGACTGCTACCCGGACGCCGACGTCTTCGACCCCGACCGCTGGGGCCCCGGACGCACCCCGCCCGACCGGCATGCCTTTCTCGCATTCGGGGACCGCGCCCGCAGCTGCGTGGGAAACGGCCTCGCCCAGGCAGAGGCCGTGATGACCCTGGCGGCCGTCGCCTCCCGCTGGAACCTGCACCCTGTCGGCGGCGGCCCGGTCCGTCCTACCCGGGCCGCGGTCATGAGCCCGCGCGGCCTCCGGCTGCGGGTCACCGCCCGCACCGACACAGACAGCAGGCGGTAG
- a CDS encoding nickel/cobalt transporter yields the protein MNLASLHARAIPRTLNSRRAPASRRGLAAGLLLAAVVVAGGVGAPDASAHPLGNFTVNHHTGLTLHTDRVDAVLVVDRAEIAAAQELPGVDRDGSGTVSGAEAGRYARTACANAAEGLRVDDGGTPLGFSVRGSGFTLHPGEAGLRTSRLRCALSAPADLRRPADLTVRTAYDSRRIGWQEITARGSGVTLTASDVPAVSATDELRRYPADPLASPLDQRSADLRTAPGGPGGGTAGAARPGADWVPGPVTAVLDKVTGAFDSLVGTRELTVPVGLLALLLAVVLGASHAAMPGHGKTIMAAYLAGRRGTPRDAVTVGATVTLTHTAGVLTLGLLLPVATTLAGETVLTWLGLASGLLVTGIGLWLLRSAVRGEPTHGHHHHGHGEHGHEHGHHQGHPHPHPETRPHPEPHPEQPADSGPSPVAVLTPVHTGPHTHTHDHPQPHTHAHAHPRPATATRGGLIGMGIAGGLVPSPSALVVLLGAVALGRTAFGVLLVLAYGLGMAGTLTLAGLLLVRLRDHVERRTRTATAARWKRLRRLARWGPVATSALVLLVGIGLTLRAVAGPW from the coding sequence ATGAACCTCGCCTCTCTTCACGCCCGCGCCATCCCTCGCACCCTCAACTCGCGTCGCGCGCCGGCCTCGCGGCGCGGGCTCGCGGCCGGACTGCTGCTCGCCGCCGTGGTCGTCGCCGGAGGCGTGGGGGCGCCGGACGCGTCCGCGCACCCGCTGGGGAACTTCACCGTCAACCACCACACCGGTCTCACCCTCCACACCGACCGGGTCGACGCCGTCCTCGTGGTCGACCGCGCCGAGATCGCCGCCGCGCAGGAGCTCCCCGGGGTCGACCGTGACGGCAGCGGCACCGTGAGCGGCGCCGAGGCGGGGCGGTACGCGCGTACGGCCTGCGCGAACGCCGCCGAAGGACTGCGGGTCGACGACGGCGGTACGCCGCTGGGCTTCAGCGTCCGGGGCAGCGGCTTCACGCTTCACCCCGGCGAGGCCGGGCTGCGTACGAGCCGGCTGCGCTGCGCGCTCTCCGCCCCGGCCGACCTGCGGCGCCCGGCGGACCTGACCGTACGCACCGCCTACGACAGCCGCCGGATCGGCTGGCAGGAGATCACCGCGCGGGGCAGCGGCGTCACCCTCACCGCGAGCGACGTGCCCGCCGTCTCGGCGACCGACGAGCTGCGCCGATACCCGGCCGATCCGCTGGCGTCGCCGCTCGACCAGCGCTCCGCCGACCTGCGCACGGCGCCAGGCGGGCCGGGCGGGGGGACGGCGGGCGCCGCGCGGCCCGGCGCGGACTGGGTGCCCGGTCCCGTCACGGCCGTGCTGGACAAGGTGACGGGCGCCTTCGACTCCCTGGTCGGTACGCGCGAACTCACCGTTCCCGTCGGGCTGCTGGCGCTCCTGCTCGCCGTCGTGCTCGGCGCCTCGCACGCGGCCATGCCCGGCCACGGCAAGACCATCATGGCCGCCTACCTCGCCGGGCGGCGCGGCACACCGCGCGACGCGGTGACCGTCGGCGCGACCGTCACCCTCACCCACACCGCCGGAGTTCTCACCCTCGGGCTCCTGCTGCCGGTGGCCACCACCCTCGCCGGGGAAACCGTCCTGACCTGGCTCGGCCTCGCCAGCGGGCTCCTGGTCACGGGAATCGGCCTGTGGCTGCTCCGTTCCGCCGTACGGGGCGAGCCCACCCACGGCCACCACCATCACGGGCACGGGGAACACGGGCATGAGCACGGGCACCACCAGGGGCACCCCCATCCCCACCCGGAGACCCGTCCGCACCCGGAGCCCCACCCCGAACAGCCCGCCGACTCCGGCCCCTCGCCCGTCGCCGTGCTGACCCCCGTCCACACCGGACCCCACACCCACACCCACGATCACCCCCAGCCCCACACCCACGCCCACGCCCATCCCCGCCCCGCCACCGCGACCCGCGGCGGGCTCATCGGCATGGGCATCGCGGGCGGCCTCGTCCCCAGCCCCTCGGCCCTCGTCGTCCTGCTCGGCGCCGTCGCCCTCGGCCGTACCGCGTTCGGCGTCCTGCTCGTCCTCGCCTACGGACTCGGCATGGCCGGCACGCTCACCCTGGCCGGGCTGCTCCTGGTCCGGCTGCGCGACCACGTCGAACGCCGCACCCGCACCGCGACGGCCGCCCGCTGGAAGCGGCTCCGCCGCCTGGCCCGCTGGGGACCCGTCGCCACCTCCGCCCTCGTCCTCCTCGTCGGCATCGGCCTCACCCTCCGCGCCGTCGCCGGGCCCTGGTGA
- a CDS encoding tetratricopeptide repeat protein encodes MSQQMEPTGPSSRSPGRRRPRALRAAAVAVGLAAVLFAVGAVGFSPWEPGSGGVNGDDPGASSGSGSGAGAPRGSVEALRAELRRVPENSVGWAQLGMAYVEEGRTGADPAVHARAESALRRSLRIQPRDNYQAETGMGALAAARHDFATALTWGRKAAATNPSNAAAQGVLADAYTQLGRYEEAYRAVQRMTDLRPGTASLARASYTWELRGDVPRARALMKRALDSAASPSDRAFARLHLATLAQESGDAATALREASAGLREAGAGAGAGDGSGAGGSGGSRRPGGERDDAPLLEARARAHAALGHDRQAVEDYTAAVAIVPLPQYVLGLGELQESLGRKAEARTQYGILRAQERVRRAGGAPADTDAILFEADHGDADRAVTMGREAVEARPFIAVQDAHAWALHRAGRDAEALPYADRALALGTRGALSHYHRAMIHDALGNTAAAREDLARALALDPRFHPLHAPRARTALDRIDASS; translated from the coding sequence GTGTCCCAGCAGATGGAACCCACCGGCCCGAGCTCTCGATCTCCCGGCCGCCGAAGGCCGCGTGCCCTGCGTGCCGCCGCTGTCGCGGTGGGTCTGGCGGCGGTGCTGTTCGCGGTGGGGGCCGTCGGGTTCTCGCCGTGGGAGCCGGGTTCCGGCGGCGTCAACGGCGATGATCCGGGGGCGAGTTCGGGGTCCGGCTCGGGAGCGGGCGCGCCCCGGGGGTCCGTGGAGGCGCTCCGGGCGGAGTTGCGGAGGGTGCCGGAGAACTCCGTGGGCTGGGCGCAGTTGGGAATGGCGTACGTCGAGGAGGGCCGTACCGGCGCGGATCCGGCCGTCCACGCCAGGGCCGAGTCGGCGCTGCGCCGATCGCTGAGGATCCAGCCGCGCGACAACTACCAGGCGGAGACGGGCATGGGCGCGCTCGCCGCCGCGCGGCACGACTTCGCGACCGCCCTGACCTGGGGCCGCAAGGCCGCCGCGACCAACCCGTCGAACGCGGCGGCGCAGGGTGTGCTGGCCGACGCGTACACGCAGCTCGGGCGCTACGAGGAGGCGTACCGCGCCGTGCAGCGCATGACCGATCTGCGGCCCGGCACCGCGTCGCTCGCGCGGGCCTCCTACACGTGGGAGCTGCGCGGGGACGTTCCGCGTGCCCGCGCGCTCATGAAACGCGCGCTGGACAGTGCGGCCTCGCCGTCCGACCGGGCCTTCGCGCGGCTCCATCTCGCCACGCTGGCACAGGAGTCGGGCGACGCGGCGACGGCGCTGCGGGAGGCGTCGGCGGGCCTTCGCGAGGCGGGGGCAGGGGCAGGGGCGGGCGATGGGAGCGGCGCGGGTGGTTCAGGTGGCTCACGTCGTCCGGGCGGCGAGAGGGACGACGCTCCGTTGCTGGAGGCGCGGGCCCGTGCGCACGCGGCGCTCGGGCACGACCGGCAGGCGGTCGAGGACTACACGGCGGCCGTGGCGATCGTCCCGCTGCCGCAGTACGTCCTCGGCCTCGGCGAGCTTCAGGAGTCGCTCGGGCGGAAGGCGGAGGCCCGTACGCAGTACGGGATCCTGCGCGCGCAGGAGCGGGTGCGCCGGGCCGGGGGCGCCCCGGCGGACACGGACGCGATCCTGTTCGAGGCCGATCACGGCGACGCGGACCGGGCTGTCACGATGGGGCGCGAGGCCGTCGAGGCGCGGCCGTTCATCGCCGTACAGGACGCCCACGCCTGGGCGTTGCACCGCGCGGGGCGGGACGCGGAAGCCCTCCCGTACGCCGACCGGGCCCTGGCCCTGGGCACGCGCGGCGCGCTCTCCCACTACCACCGGGCGATGATCCACGACGCGCTCGGGAACACGGCGGCGGCCCGCGAGGACCTCGCGCGGGCGCTGGCCCTCGACCCGCGCTTCCACCCGCTGCACGCCCCGCGCGCCCGCACCGCCCTCGACCGGATCGACGCCTCCTCATGA
- a CDS encoding peptidase inhibitor family I36 protein — MRRFSLLTAVLSLGVSLAVVSPAQAVDPVGTFSGSACPANKACLYRDSNFTGGGVYLSRWSEISELWRYGFNDQMSSWSNDTGVPCFWWKNGVGSGTHVMDPGYRVNVLSSEDNHASSAACYN; from the coding sequence ATGCGTCGCTTCTCTCTGCTCACCGCTGTTCTGTCATTAGGGGTCAGTCTGGCTGTCGTCAGCCCCGCGCAGGCCGTTGACCCGGTCGGTACGTTCTCCGGTTCCGCCTGCCCGGCCAACAAGGCATGCCTCTACAGGGACTCCAACTTCACCGGCGGCGGTGTCTACCTCTCGCGCTGGAGCGAGATCTCCGAACTCTGGCGGTACGGCTTCAACGACCAGATGTCGTCCTGGTCGAACGACACGGGTGTGCCGTGCTTCTGGTGGAAGAACGGAGTCGGCAGCGGCACCCATGTGATGGACCCGGGCTACCGCGTCAACGTGCTGTCGTCGGAGGACAACCACGCGTCCTCCGCCGCCTGCTACAACTGA
- a CDS encoding ABC transporter substrate-binding protein: MTTPPPSRESTVRIGVLAPLTRPGWAEAGRHLVAGMELAVREVNDAGGIGGRPLEPLIRDTAADPRRAEAAVDELAHLGAVALAGEYHSVVARAAATRADALGLPFLCSSAVLDALTEQPTERVARLAPAQSHGWRIYADFLLAAGHRRIAVAAEPSVYWATGTRILRDHLAPRGATVAELDMRALTSADVGDALVEQRATALLLLVGHPEPAVPIVRSVRRDRRLADLMIGAPAGQPEFAEWAASLGAEGAGIPFLRYLPEQLGPLGVRVDRALRELLSAAPSFVAFEGYDTITVLADVLRSHGTDRARVADAWPHVAVEGTRGRIRFSRTPGIGVRQWTWAPVQVVDRDPADPDRFRVLHTA, from the coding sequence ATGACCACGCCCCCACCCTCCCGGGAGTCGACCGTCCGGATCGGTGTCCTCGCCCCGCTGACCCGGCCCGGCTGGGCCGAGGCGGGCCGGCACCTGGTCGCCGGAATGGAACTGGCCGTTCGCGAGGTCAACGACGCCGGCGGGATCGGCGGACGACCACTCGAACCGCTGATCCGCGACACCGCCGCCGACCCCCGGCGCGCCGAGGCGGCCGTGGACGAGCTGGCACATCTCGGCGCGGTGGCCCTGGCGGGGGAGTACCACAGCGTCGTCGCCCGCGCCGCCGCCACCAGGGCCGACGCCCTCGGCCTGCCGTTCCTCTGCTCGTCGGCGGTGCTCGACGCGCTCACCGAACAGCCCACGGAACGGGTCGCGCGCCTCGCCCCGGCGCAGTCCCACGGCTGGCGGATCTACGCGGACTTCCTCCTCGCGGCGGGCCACCGCCGGATCGCCGTGGCGGCCGAGCCGAGTGTCTACTGGGCGACCGGGACCCGGATCCTGCGCGACCACCTCGCGCCGCGCGGCGCCACCGTCGCCGAACTCGACATGCGTGCCCTCACCTCCGCCGACGTCGGCGACGCACTCGTCGAGCAGCGCGCGACCGCCCTGCTCCTCCTGGTCGGCCACCCGGAACCGGCGGTGCCGATCGTCCGGTCCGTCCGCCGTGACCGGCGCCTCGCCGACCTCATGATCGGCGCGCCCGCCGGACAGCCGGAGTTCGCCGAATGGGCGGCGTCGCTGGGCGCGGAGGGCGCCGGGATCCCGTTCCTGCGCTATCTGCCCGAGCAACTCGGGCCCCTCGGCGTACGAGTCGACAGGGCCCTTCGCGAACTCCTGTCCGCAGCACCGTCGTTCGTCGCCTTCGAGGGCTACGACACGATTACCGTCCTCGCCGACGTGCTGCGTTCCCACGGCACGGACCGGGCCCGTGTCGCCGACGCCTGGCCGCACGTCGCGGTCGAGGGCACCCGGGGCCGGATCCGGTTCTCCCGTACCCCCGGCATCGGCGTACGGCAGTGGACATGGGCCCCGGTCCAGGTGGTCGACCGGGATCCGGCGGACCCCGACCGCTTCCGGGTCCTCCACACCGCCTGA
- a CDS encoding CPBP family intramembrane glutamic endopeptidase, producing MRAGTSSTQDSRPGRGLTWPWFLVVVIVYAAIIQGLGALIGVDTSYSDSQFPTTESLVRNALIPIGASIVFAAAVVTWLGWWREVLHYRAPVRRWVRWVPISMLVVALVGVNYGHLADQSLSLVACLLVLGLFVGVGEELMFRGIGVHVFRRAGLTEGKVALYSSLVFGLVHISNAFGEGAQAILQALIVSTSGYFFYLCLRVGGIILLPMLVHGLWDTSLISNLVGDEPQASVGMALIILLQVTLIVVLLVKRHKIEPVALSRREPVTGPNRSAA from the coding sequence GTGCGTGCCGGAACCAGTTCCACACAGGACAGCCGACCGGGGCGCGGCCTCACGTGGCCGTGGTTCCTGGTGGTGGTGATCGTGTACGCGGCCATCATCCAGGGGCTGGGCGCGCTGATCGGCGTGGACACCAGCTACTCCGACAGCCAGTTCCCCACTACCGAGTCCCTGGTGCGCAACGCACTGATTCCTATCGGGGCGTCGATCGTGTTCGCGGCGGCGGTCGTCACCTGGCTCGGCTGGTGGCGCGAGGTCCTGCACTACCGCGCGCCTGTGCGGCGCTGGGTGCGCTGGGTACCGATCTCGATGCTCGTGGTCGCGCTGGTCGGGGTCAACTACGGTCACCTCGCCGACCAGAGCCTCTCCCTGGTGGCCTGCCTGCTCGTCCTCGGCCTGTTCGTCGGCGTCGGAGAGGAGTTGATGTTCCGCGGTATCGGCGTCCACGTATTCCGCCGGGCCGGACTCACCGAAGGCAAGGTCGCCCTCTACTCCTCCCTGGTCTTCGGCCTCGTGCACATCAGCAATGCCTTCGGCGAGGGAGCACAGGCCATTCTCCAGGCCCTCATCGTCTCCACCTCGGGCTACTTCTTCTACCTGTGCCTCCGCGTCGGCGGCATCATCCTGCTGCCGATGCTCGTCCACGGACTCTGGGACACCAGCCTGATCTCCAACCTCGTCGGCGACGAGCCCCAGGCGTCCGTAGGCATGGCCCTCATCATCCTCCTCCAGGTCACCCTCATCGTTGTGCTGCTCGTCAAGCGCCACAAGATCGAACCCGTAGCCCTGAGCCGCCGCGAACCGGTCACAGGCCCGAACCGGTCCGCCGCATAG
- a CDS encoding RacP protein translates to MPRASRRKGDAARRHADTVRFVLFEARPAGLEFHQLVRASALSPHQVRSGLAALKDEAGSKGWPPLIWNRLDGYQLGAERAALEAYERQVVGEKLTQFRRFITGTVAPHAAAHPNDKWVRHIVAQLNSIESTLDLIASA, encoded by the coding sequence GTGCCCCGCGCCTCCCGGCGCAAAGGGGACGCCGCCAGACGGCACGCGGACACCGTCCGCTTCGTCCTCTTCGAAGCCCGCCCGGCCGGACTGGAGTTCCACCAGCTGGTCCGCGCCAGCGCACTCTCCCCGCACCAGGTCCGATCCGGCCTGGCCGCGCTGAAGGACGAGGCCGGGTCGAAAGGCTGGCCGCCGCTGATCTGGAATCGGCTCGACGGCTACCAGCTCGGCGCGGAACGGGCCGCGCTGGAAGCCTACGAACGACAGGTCGTGGGCGAGAAACTGACCCAGTTCCGGCGGTTCATCACCGGCACCGTCGCACCGCACGCCGCCGCCCACCCGAACGACAAGTGGGTACGGCACATCGTCGCCCAGCTCAACTCCATCGAATCCACACTCGACCTCATCGCCTCAGCCTGA
- a CDS encoding DUF6192 family protein: protein MSEQIESIGAVSQSRYEQIVAELRKVVEQQTRGKFTIGDRALEIEPVRPRGGTPDTEWTVRESLVRLAEDIGLMFNTVKNARWIASRWPKEHRQADVSFTIHRILGRIEDDTERWAAIKSPPEGKSRWTADDARRRVGWTVDSPETPQERITAIHHLAQDEEVAATVTTDFLRRPQVAAKVSTENKVRVVEELTRDEGVATTAAMNLLRRPDVAFKAMSDDTARFQVNHAQNERSWQARQHFEDTSPVAPAVRKVDRTVKFLDLVTACHAFVAAAGRTVPGLRDRTLSEDEGAIVHQNVAKVRATLDWIETAVDTGKVDMDDELAAMLRGE from the coding sequence ATGTCCGAGCAGATTGAGAGCATCGGAGCCGTCAGCCAGTCCCGCTACGAGCAGATCGTTGCCGAGCTGCGGAAAGTCGTCGAACAGCAAACCCGCGGCAAGTTCACGATCGGCGACCGGGCCCTGGAGATCGAGCCGGTCAGGCCCCGTGGTGGCACCCCGGACACCGAGTGGACAGTTCGGGAGTCCCTGGTCCGTCTGGCCGAGGACATCGGCCTGATGTTCAACACGGTGAAGAACGCGAGGTGGATCGCGTCGCGCTGGCCGAAGGAACACCGCCAGGCCGACGTGTCGTTCACGATCCACCGCATCCTGGGCCGGATTGAGGACGACACGGAGAGGTGGGCCGCGATCAAGAGCCCTCCCGAGGGCAAATCGCGGTGGACTGCGGACGACGCCAGGCGGCGGGTCGGCTGGACGGTCGACAGCCCGGAGACCCCGCAGGAGAGGATCACCGCGATTCACCACCTGGCCCAGGACGAGGAGGTTGCCGCGACGGTGACCACCGATTTCCTCCGGCGCCCGCAGGTCGCGGCCAAAGTCTCCACGGAGAACAAGGTCCGGGTGGTGGAGGAACTGACCCGCGACGAGGGCGTCGCCACCACGGCGGCAATGAACCTCCTGCGGCGGCCGGACGTCGCGTTCAAGGCGATGAGCGATGACACCGCCCGTTTCCAGGTCAACCATGCTCAGAACGAACGCAGCTGGCAAGCCCGTCAGCACTTTGAGGACACCAGCCCGGTCGCCCCGGCGGTCCGCAAAGTCGACCGGACGGTGAAGTTCCTGGACCTGGTGACCGCCTGCCACGCGTTCGTCGCCGCGGCCGGCCGCACCGTCCCCGGCCTGCGCGACCGGACCCTGTCCGAAGACGAAGGCGCCATCGTCCACCAGAACGTCGCGAAAGTGCGGGCGACGCTGGACTGGATCGAGACCGCGGTCGACACCGGCAAGGTCGACATGGACGACGAGCTCGCGGCCATGCTGCGGGGCGAGTAG